Below is a window of Plasmodium brasilianum strain Bolivian I chromosome 14, whole genome shotgun sequence DNA.
AGTATGTTTGTCATTTTGCACCACATTATTGTACCAGTCATTGGCCTGATTACtggtttaaaaatattttaaaagaataccaatataaaattcaaagaattcagaaaaaaagaagtatgGTATGCAGAAAGAATTTTAGAtctaatatttcaaaaattccTGAAGAAGTTAGACCAGACTTTACTCCTTATACCTGGAAGACAccaatacaaaaatatgtcGAATTGCAGAAGTTGAAGAGGTACATAGATAATAACATTTTCCGTACCAAcgttttctaaaaataagtacacacaaatatgtatataaatatatatatatatatgtacgtacaaGTACAAACCGCAACATGACTATTTTGCTTgtttgaatataaataatttcttaaaaggaaaaaatggcGCTAATATGATTTGCATATAAGgcatttatacttttttgtatttctttatattccAAAAGGAATCTTTcacgtaaatataaattttccatTACAATATCATTCGTTccaattttgtttttttataatactatacattcattttatttttatacgtataaatttttttattttttttttatataattttttgataagaaaattttcataaacaaaaaaaaaaaaaaaaaacatatatacacaaaaatatgtatgcataaatgtatatacgcctgttcatatatatatatatatattgatttatgtaagcatttattttttgtttttttttttttacaaattagaacatttttaaatatgaaaaaataaaagtgataaaattttacaacatttaattcaaaaaacaaattacaaCAAAGCGTAACAAGAAATGAtcattatatgttatttttttttttccatttttgtctttttttcttataataaaCATCTCAGTgttctttattaattattaattgttTTTCCTCGAATATCTTTGGAGTTccaatattaaataaaaggtTAAATCCAATGAAtaggaagaaaaatattaaaaaaacaacCATCAACTGGGATAAAATACTCTGGGAAAGGAAAGAAAATGGGGGATCATAtgtgttttaatatatatgtatatatatgatacttctttcttttttcttctttcttctATCTCTATTCTcctttaatttaatatttaccGGGTTGGTGTGGAAAacgtttttattttcttttgcaTATTCAGGATTATCgaaaatttcattttctttacaGGTGATTATATAAGTTATATAACTTGGGTGTTTCTTATAAATTTGGGGTATAATAtctatgataaaaataaataaaattttcattaaacatTAAATTATGGTGTACAAAAGAAATGTGATGTTTGTACattagtatttatttttatcatctttTTCGAATGTATTTAACCTTCTTCACCGTTAACCGTGAAAACGTAGAtagaaaaattgaatatctacaaaacaaaaaaaaaaaaaaaaattgtatataaaattaatttcgCTTAGATTCTGTTacggaaaaataaaaaaatttcccttcataataattccacttaatttttttaatataccaaataataagaattacaaccattaaaaatttattaattcaagtatatatataaatatatatgtatgtacataaatgcatataaaattaaaatacattttaatatagcTATGCCTTCTTATTATGTATTGATATTTCTTCCTTAAAAGATAACACAATAAAACTATTCAGTTACTGCATAAATggtgtaaaaaaatattatacataataaaaacttaCATCATCTGATTTAATATAGTTCTGGGTTCCTAATTCATCTGAAGAATGTAAAAGTTTAATTCATtagtaaatgaaaaataggttatatacccacatatatatatatatatatatataatatatatatatatattattaaattaaatgatataCCTAAATACTTAAGACTTCTTCCTTTAATTAAGTCCTTAACATAAGCACAAGTCCCAATTATGCTTACATTAGAGTTCTATAAATCCAATATTAACAACATAGAGAATTATAAAaccatatacgtatatatgtatatatacttatgcatGTCTGTTTGGAAGTGTGTGTATgcttctatatatatatatatacatttttatgaatgCAAGCATATCAACACATGCGATTTAGTGtattacttttaaaattttggaGTATGTTCCCTTTATATCACTGTTACTGGTCTgtacaaaaatatgaaatatatattgaaatactttaaaaaaaaatttgaagcTTTTAGTTATCCCTTACTTTTGTGtctaaaaatatgataaaggATTTctaaaacagaaaaaaggggaaaaataaatgaaaaaaaaaaaggtatatataaatgaatgcatatatatatatatgcataaacacacataaagttatatatgtataacatCACAAAAAGGTTCTCATAAAGATGTATTTACTTCAGACAGGTTCAAAACTGTATCTTTATCAAAATTTTGGATAACTTCATCAgaactattaaaaaaataaaaaataaatacatggatgtaaacgtatgtatgtatgcacctatgcatttatttaattataaaaaaataacaaattcaCAACTTTGTAAAGCGATTTATGCATTTGTTAACAgtgtttattttatgtattaaaaatgttatacaTCAATGCATACgaggaaagaaaagaaataatttttaattatgctTACTCTACTATTATGGTATCACACTGGACATAATATATCAAGTAACAAAagaatgttaaaaaaaggaaaaaaattctaagcatcttttaagaaattaaaaaatacgaaGCTGTTATggttttaagaaaaatatctttaattttatttaaaaggacataattaaaagaatcCAAGTtcacttttaaaataaagtttttcaatttgataaaattgaattttaattatttcaagGAAccaatgcatatatatataccattaaaaaaaataaggtacaaaaaaatttacgcatgtaatatataaattcaggCTTCTATCTACTAATTTGtgttatacttttttatttgaattgtttattttcttagtttttgctctttttttttttttttttttttattatgttatacatttgtatattttaaatattatgtatatatatttttttttttttgtgtgtgcATTAATACATCAATAGAGcaattatttcatattttttcatatgggagaaaaaaaatgttaaacaccttcactttatttttttgtattggAACATTTAGAactaaatttttgaaaatgctaaatagtattttatcaaaaaaattatgaaaacaatttttttttttttagggaTATTTGTTAACAGGACAattgtaacaaaaaaaaaagtttaacttgaaaaaaatttgaggtttacatatatatattatatatatatatatatacatatacatcaAAAGTTAAAAAACAGCACCTTAAGTTTCAAGTAATGCATAAAAATTGCGCACTGAAGATGTATAtgattaaatgaaaaaaaggaaaacattaaataaagatagttacattatatatatatatacgctgGAAATATTTAAGCTTTTGTcataagttaaaaaaaaaaaaaaaaaatttgtgaaAATGTATAAGAACGGCCATATTCcatattcaatttttaaattcttttattccttttttaataacctgaaaatatttcaaatgtatatatgtatacatattgaccatatgaaaaaaaaaaaaaaaaaaaaaagattaatatGGGTTCCATAATTTATGCATAGCCATACGtgcaaacaaaaaatgaaaaagtataaaattatcaaataAGCAAATAATGGGGTAAccatatgaacaaataaattaatataaataaatatgtacataattacATATGAAACACAATGTTGCAAATCTCTGTCGTATTCCCATTTAATCAGGACACATTTTGAATgtgattaaaataaatatattatacaaaacAAAGCAGTTGCATATAAaatggaattttttttttttataattaccgATGAGAGCAGACAGTCAAAGTTCTTTGAAGGGgtaaacattttatattcatctaaatgtataatgtttttgttttctaaattttttaattcatttattggatcgcacatatgtatgtattccagttcctttttattatgaatatagtGTTTCTTACTATTcttactattattttcttgatcaatataatttaatattctgTGCATGGTTTGACTGTCTATATCCTTGATATCAATTATTCCTGTTTTAATGAATGGTTTTAAAATTCtgctaaatttttttacccATCCATTACCATCAATTTCACCGTTTGCTGTAATTAGTAATAAATGTCGTTCACTTTCAGTTCTTAATTGATCagttaagtaaaaaaagctAGTTAGTACACGTACTTTTAGGGAACTAGACATATATAGAAATCTTtcagatatatattttatcaattttttacttaataattttgatGCTTGAGAAGAAGaccaattattttttatacactctaaatatttaatatacttatcacttatttcattattttctcgttcattttttaaattctttcCTTTTGTACCGCTTTTTCCTTCATTATTCATGTGACTGTTATTGTAGTCTTTTTTCATATGACACTTGTTCTCACAGTCGTCATCACTTATCTTCGTATCAGTATGTTTATTCTTGTCCATAGATTTCAGAGTTCCTCCTGCGCTCATTTATCACAACTTTTCTTTAGAATACTGCAAATACAcatgcgtacatatatgagtatatatatatatatatatatatatataaattttaaaatttggaaatgctaatttttttcatataacaTACTCTTCACAAATTTTAGCTTATTggtaaaatacaaaaaaaaaaatgtttttgtcCATCCCATTTTTTTGCACTTTTGCTATTCTCTTCTTATTGtgcttttactttttccctttttgtttctattttatctttaaaaataaaagcttaattttcttttctttttttttttttataagtacatacaaATTTTACTTCCTTTTAAcaacttaaatattttagaaaatgtaatacagtaaataaaagtttaatatatagaaatttttttcataggaaaaaaaaaatatataattttttagattGGGTATAATACTTTAGTGATGGCACATTCCTATATGTTTACCTTAAATtgtacaatttaaaaaaaaataaattccatgaataaatataaaaagttttaaattaaaataaacactgaaatataatagtgaaataaaataatgaaataaaacagttaaataaaatagtgaaataaaatattgacataaaataatgaaaaaataggtAATATAATGacaagaaatatatatttttttaaaaaggctAGTTACTGCAGTAACTAATTTTAAACATGATACATAATTTAAGCAATAGAATATATCTAACGAAATCGCATACTATATGGTGTGTATTACCTCAGCTtcacatgaaaaaaaaaaaaaagacattcatgtgaataaaaaatttagtaaataataattatattaatacgcagaatttaaaatttgaaatattattatgataaaaaaaattaatattttcatgtttttGCCTTACTCTTATATAAGCTTTAGCTTTGggctttaatttttaaatgcttttataataataaaaaaatagtcaTAGAAGCTCGGGGTTATTTgatcatatataaaacttaACTATGTAATATATGAGAAACTACTTTTATTTGAAACTTCGTATAGTTCGTACAAAtgtagaataaaaaatttatattgtttttggaaaaatatttcaaataatagaaaatatcATGAatgattataaatatacgtatttacatgaaaataaaaagtcaaccaaaatttaaaaacttATTGAAGTGAAttatgaaatgaaaaaatattactacataatcatgtaaaaaaacatttaaaaaatattaaatgtatttttttacagttataatttttgacaaaattttcgaaaaaaattaaagtaatTATTAAAGGCATTAAATACgttattattttcacttgcattgttattatattatataaatacacacattgatttaaataaatatatatacatatatatatataactactTTAACTTAACTACTTTAAAAAagtgataataattatataagaaattattaagTTTAATAAGAGCGcaattatgcatatatataataatatatgtaaaatattattaaataatttataactaCTTGTTAATTAAAATCATCGTAACAAATTTTTGTCAAACGTGTTtggaaaaaattttcaatttttcaattttcccatttttttacttttttttgcttttctattcttcaaatttttgttattacgCAAAATTTAAACTAACATGTATTTGTGCACGCGTAATAATATACAgcgttctttttttttttttatggctttcgtataaacataaatgatAAACCAATCACCCGATTAGGtgtgtataatattataacaagAATTGTTATTGCATTCTGGATTTATATAGTTCGTGTAGTTTTCTTGATAATTATCATCACGGTTATTActgttaaaattattttcattaaatgaaGCTTTTTTATATGGTAATTCTTCTTCATTAGAGCTGTTTATTCCATTGATATAATTCGTAGTACTTCCTAGGTAATTTTTGCTATTATCTtcgttaaaaataaaattttcactttttcttGTCGTTGTGTGGATATTCGTACAGTTATCACCAACAGGGGTGTACTTATTTTGATCGTGCAAAAATGGGTTGTTTAAGTAGTTATTCGTTATTTGCACATCATCTAAAATGttcttattattcatataataatcGCAGTACTGACTGTAAATTTGATTATGTTCTACATTTTCAACGATTGGTATGTTTTTATTGAACCATTGGTTAGAGATACCACTACTGCTACTGGTATTGCTACTGTTATTGCTACTGCTATTGCTGCTGTTATTGCTGCTGTTATTGCTGCTGTTATTGCTACTGCTGTTGCTGCTGTTATTGCTGTTAATACCAACAATATCATTTTTACCAATTCTTTTTGACGAATTAGTACTGCACTTAATTTGAGAgtctaaaaaatttaaagcaTATTTATTCTCATATTTCACCGGACTGTATATATTATCACTGCAATATtccttcataatttttttttcgctaACAGCATCCTCATAATTCTTTAAGTAGTTATTCTGAATTACAATATCTTCATGAATGTTCGATTTATGTACTAAGTCATTATTACAGTCTAAATTGTTGGCagatataatattacaatcCATATTGtagttaatatattcatggcaatatgtacatacagttataaaatcatttattttatattttctttcgtGCATACACACTTTTTCTTCACTATctgaattaaaattatatgcagaaataatttcatttaaatcatttttgTCTTGACTAATTTCATTCAATTGTGATTTATATAAGGAGGACGAAAGTTCactctttcctttttcattcattttttgtatacttaatatattttcatatgtgTTATAATCATTACAAAAATTGTTATCTATACATGCTGAGTTGTCATTTTGAGTTTCCgcaaatgataataataattccttataatttttcttactATCATCTATTTCATTATCtccttttaaataattttcccCTTCTTCGCATATCCCTGTGTTGATATTGAAACATcgattttcatttaaaacaGGGTCTTCCTTATTTGGGTtgttacaaaaattatttgcaatcgtttttacataattattaaaggtttttttttcaattggAGTTGATTTATCCGATAATATATGATCgatgatatttttaaattggtTTGTAAAGTATTCAGACTCAtcattaaaattacaaaGATTTAACAAGTTCTCGTTCTCGTAACATGTAATATTGTCACCAGTAATGcagttattattacttacaTTGCCGCTATTATTGCtgatattcatatttatgtcttctttatatgtaatatgctcaaatttttttacgcCTATATTTTCCGCAGTAGTGCTGttactaaatattttattatcaccGCTAATACCAATACTTTCGCAGTTATCaacatttttcaaatttatattttcatttaaattatctaCATTTCGGTTCATTTCCATGTGGTACTTTCCCTTTGTACTTAGGTCATCCATAAAATTGTAGGTCATGTTAAAATAATCATTACTGCTTATATTGTCCATTAAtcttttattcattatatccTTGCTCATAAAACTTTTAtccctttcttttttaatattaatcgGATAGGTAGGCACATCATTTTTCTCCATAAGAGTTGAATTCAAagtttcatttattttttcattattaatattcatattattattttttaattcatttttatccaTCTTGTTTTCTCCTATAATCACTttaatattatcatcattGATCATGTTATTTTCTCCTGGgcttttttcaataaaattattatttttattaaacgCATTTTTAACAATGTTATCATAAAATCTGTTTTCGTATAAATCATTTTGGTACAATGCATTTTTATACAAATCATTTTGATACAGTTCACTTGCATATATATCCCTTGTAAAATCTTCATATGAACATAAGTTGTTcttatcatatatttcatttagaCACAGTTGATTTTGATAATACGCACTTACATTCACAGCATTATCATCCAATTTATTCTTACCCATTTGGTTTTTATCAATTGataatttttccaaaaagGTTTCAAATAACGTAtcatcatttaaattttctacaagtgtatttatatcatattcACTTATGtgaatatttaatttcttcAAATAATCCTGtagaaattttttcttatcatAACCCAACTTATATGATAAAACAGATGCATCATCATCCTCATTATCAGTGAACTGATCAGGTAAAGAATTCGCAGATATGGTACTCATATTGTAACTTacttcataattattattactattaatatgCTGAAAAGTGTTAATATTACTACCGTTATTACTGCCCATAATACTACCATTATTACTGCCGATAATACTGTCGTTATTACTTTCGTTATTACTGCCATTATTACTTCCGATAACACTTCCGATAATACTTCCATTATTACTGCCATTATTATTTCCAATTCTGttgctattactactatttaCCACACTGTTATATGCATCATAAAGGTTTGCGTTTGCACTACTATCATTTGTGTAATTATCTTCATTAATATGCGAAAGAACGGGTTggttaaaataattttcttcaatattattatcacaataattattattaacatagcaattaaaattattataaaatgctTTACTTAGTTGTTTTCCTGTTTTATTTGCACCATTCGCactatcttttatattataaaaatcataGGATACACTTCTGTTAATAGGATATTGCGATAATTTTCCAATATTTCGATTTACACTACCCTGACGATTATTTATGCTATCTATAATAACACCACTATTTTCATCcaaaatattatcatttgaTATTTCTTCATCTGTTTGATGAGTTTTATATCTTTGACCATTACTTGGTTCACTGTCCTCGTACATTAACGTATATGCAATTGAGCTAGAAGATGTGGTGGTGCCACCAGCAGCAACATTAGCGACTGCAAAACTTTCTGGATTACTCAGTTGTTCGCTagaatatacattattattttt
It encodes the following:
- a CDS encoding negative elongation factor A codes for the protein MSAGGTLKSMDKNKHTDTKISDDDCENKCHMKKDYNNSHMNNEGKSGTKGKNLKNERENNEISDKYIKYLECIKNNWSSSQASKLLSKKLIKYISERFLYMSSSLKVRVLTSFFYLTDQLRTESERHLLLITANGEIDGNGWVKKFSRILKPFIKTGIIDIKDIDSQTMHRILNYIDQENNSKNSKKHYIHNKKELEYIHMCDPINELKNLENKNIIHLDEYKMFTPSKNFDCLLSSCDTIIVDSDEVIQNFDKDTVLNLSEKSFIIFLDTKTSNSDIKGTYSKILKNSNVSIIGTCAYVKDLIKGRSLKYLDELGTQNYIKSDDIFNFSIYVFTVNGEEDIIPQIYKKHPSYITYIITCKENEIFDNPEYAKENKNVFHTNPSILSQLMVVFLIFFFLFIGFNLLFNIGTPKIFEEKQLIINKEH
- a CDS encoding hypothetical protein (conserved Plasmodium protein) — encoded protein: MDLIKARNNDMDTYNELKEKDMEEKCKELTIITKKKNSSKRCKNRAEDIRHGNCVPLELEAGTYVYEKMKSEKYLDINLYKELVEKNVVVENYCKITFYCLCGYYKYIKEDDEWKQIINCYYEENEEQKPKAPYVFCTKCKELLITNRFLDKDKTKIIMICDCGSRNYDRTNYFWSRRGNIKQRKAPQILCDECHSKMWVHTWLDDIGSKVKLLCKCGFKNYLKKNNNWVRSPRWKKPVPLIICNSCQQKMYMSQWLNNDGTKVKMKCECGWKTLIKEGNTWVRSEWSKKLLCLRLVKNPDLLQKKYNIHARKKIKSEEEEEEEEGEEEEEGEEEEESLSDINSQRGDNSNNKNDPQSYSVSEMIMNHNDTIIKELTNNKAEGCIKGESNSSVRMKRNDSKIGNELIDSSVLSQKKLFMNSSNNYGNNNNNNNCNNNNNNNNCNNNENIGNNNNNNNSSSAIDTRSSDMLLRIEAEDASDMNKKNVCDETIFNKCNSNSNSNSNSNSNSNNNGNIENLCNQVMDNLKRFLNFKNNVFGSSSTKNADYYICNAEKESGIHSPYNNMINNRKNMVTRAGHYGSNEYKQENNKTNIERNIHPYWDDINFDIMSNDNNQKKKQAVLEKNKSNQKKNNNVYSSEQLSNPESFAVANVAAGGTTTSSSSIAYTLMYEDSEPSNGQRYKTHQTDEEISNDNILDENSGVIIDSINNRQGSVNRNIGKLSQYPINRSVSYDFYNIKDSANGANKTGKQLSKAFYNNFNCYVNNNYCDNNIEENYFNQPVLSHINEDNYTNDSSANANLYDAYNSVVNSSNSNRIGNNNGSNNGSIIGSVIGSNNGSNNESNNDSIIGSNNGSIMGSNNGSNINTFQHINSNNNYEVSYNMSTISANSLPDQFTDNEDDDASVLSYKLGYDKKKFLQDYLKKLNIHISEYDINTLVENLNDDTLFETFLEKLSIDKNQMGKNKLDDNAVNVSAYYQNQLCLNEIYDKNNLCSYEDFTRDIYASELYQNDLYKNALYQNDLYENRFYDNIVKNAFNKNNNFIEKSPGENNMINDDNIKVIIGENKMDKNELKNNNMNINNEKINETLNSTLMEKNDVPTYPINIKKERDKSFMSKDIMNKRLMDNISSNDYFNMTYNFMDDLSTKGKYHMEMNRNVDNLNENINLKNVDNCESIGISGDNKIFSNSTTAENIGVKKFEHITYKEDINMNISNNSGNVSNNNCITGDNITCYENENLLNLCNFNDESEYFTNQFKNIIDHILSDKSTPIEKKTFNNYVKTIANNFCNNPNKEDPVLNENRCFNINTGICEEGENYLKGDNEIDDSKKNYKELLLSFAETQNDNSACIDNNFCNDYNTYENILSIQKMNEKGKSELSSSLYKSQLNEISQDKNDLNEIISAYNFNSDSEEKVCMHERKYKINDFITVCTYCHEYINYNMDCNIISANNLDCNNDLVHKSNIHEDIVIQNNYLKNYEDAVSEKKIMKEYCSDNIYSPVKYENKYALNFLDSQIKCSTNSSKRIGKNDIVGINSNNSSNSSSNNSSNNSSNNSSNSSSNNSSNTSSSSGISNQWFNKNIPIVENVEHNQIYSQYCDYYMNNKNILDDVQITNNYLNNPFLHDQNKYTPVGDNCTNIHTTTRKSENFIFNEDNSKNYLGSTTNYINGINSSNEEELPYKKASFNENNFNSNNRDDNYQENYTNYINPECNNNSCYNIIHT